One genomic region from Leucoraja erinacea ecotype New England chromosome 36, Leri_hhj_1, whole genome shotgun sequence encodes:
- the mphosph10 gene encoding U3 small nucleolar ribonucleoprotein protein MPP10 isoform X1 → MAALGSFVRRLENAVERPVLMLSVQEGLASEFTGLTKELYDFQKTQEADGTAGSPLKELVVEQFDEEQIWQEIELQNHSVLNYFKRAVAFLVQDNLSRVNRVEEAEIDTPGEEFETENDYEVGEGSDDERELKSEKVNEKDQSEELSDEDSDINFDIDELVKKTKLQKKSPKLPSSDLDDKFFKLSEMEAFLEKAEKEEGKSEENDEDDIDYFEDILSEDEEIIKTNSRKKAKSSRNMQYKDFFDPIEEPGRGDGKEAKRELKRKELEDDTTLDEDQEQVEAKRAKGKKVSFDLSDDGEEDDLTRVIEGKKLEVEKSNFEKRQEKLKAHIQQLEKTALEQKPWQLLGEVTAQKRPENSLLEEDLHFDHAVRKAPVITEETTLQLEDIIIQRIKDQAWDDVLRKEKPKEETFEYKKRLTLDHEKSKLSLAEVYEQEYQKQTQQKSEVEENQQYTEIQKKIDSLFLKLDALSNFHFTPKPPVPEMKVVSNLPSINMEEVAPVNVSDATLLAPEEVKGKGRAGALQGEDEKTSTDKKRERRKKKKVKRLRLQAREMRQKELEKQNVKLSGKQEKEMNAEKAKKLSQQGKVVLLKDEGKDKGLRSSKAFFSHLQDQVKAELKGVKVGAKKNIHGKLSGNKLKL, encoded by the exons ATGGCGGCGCTCGGAAGCTTCGTTCGGCGGCTGGAGAACGCGGTGGAGCGGCCGGTCCTCATGTtgag TGTACAGGAAGGATTGGCATCAGAGTTCACTGGTCTCACGAAGGAGCTGTATGATTTCCAGAAGACACAGGAGGCGGACGGGACTGCCGGGAGCCCTTTGAAGGAGTTGGTTGTAGAACAATTTGATGAAGAGCAGATCTGGCAGGAAATTGAATTACAGAATCATTCAGTCttgaactattttaaaagggcagTTGCTTTTCTTGTGCAAGACAATCTCAGCAGAGTGAATAGagtggaagaggcagagattgATACGCCTGGAGAGGAGTTTGAAACAGAAAATGATTATGAAGTAGGGGAGGGCAGTGATGATGAGAGAGAGTTAAAATCTGAGAAAGTTAATGAAAAAGACCAGTCTGAAGAGCTTAGTGATGAAGACTCCGACATCAACTTTGATATTGATGAGCTTGTGAAAAAAACTAAACTGCAAAAAAAGAGCCCCAAACTCCCAAGCTCAGACCTGGATGATAAATTTTTCAAACTGTCAGAAATGGAAGCTTTTTTAGAGAAAGCTGAAAAGGAAGAAGGAAAAAGTGAAGAGAATGATGAAGATGATATAGATTATTTTGAAGATATTCTCTCTGAGGATgaagaaattataaaaacaaactcCAGGAAAAAG GCGAAGAGTTCCAGGAACATGCAGTACAAGGATTTCTTCGACCCAATTGAGGAACCTGGAAGAGGAGATGGCAAAGAGGCAAAACGGGAACTAAAGCGGAAAGAATTAGAGGATGACACTACTCTGGATGA AGACCAGGAGCAGGTGGAAGCCAAGAGGGCCAAGGGCAAGAAAGTCAGCTTTGATCTTTCCGATGACGGTGAGGAAGATGACCTGACCAGAGTgatagaagggaagaagctggaaGTGGAAAAATCAAACTTTGAAAAACGCCAAGAAAAG TTGAAAGCACACATCCAACAGCTGGAGAAAACAGCCTTGGAGCAGAAGCCATGGCAGCTCCTGGGAGAGGTCACAGCTCAGAAACGGCCTGAGAACAGCTTGCTGGAAGAGGACCTTCACTTTGATCATGCGGTCAGGAAAG CACCTGTCATCACTGAGGAGACAACACTTCAACTAGAGGATATCATTATCCAGAGGATTAAAGACCAG GCGTGGGATGATGTCTTGCGTAAGGAGAAGCCCAAAGAAGAGACGTTTGAATACAAAAAACGACTTACTTTGGACCATGAGAAAAGTAAACTGAGTCTGGCTGAAGTCTATGAGCAAGAATATCAAAAGCAAACTCAG CAAAAATCAGAAGTGGAGGAAAACCAACAGTACACAGAGATCCAGAAAAAGATTGATTCTTTATTCCTCAAATTGGATGCGCTCTCAAACTTCCATTTCACCCCCAAACCG CCTGTGCCTGAGATGAAGGTAGTTTCCAACCTGCCTTCCATCAACATGGAGGAAGTGGCTCCAGTGAATGTCAGTGATGCCACGCTGTTGGCACCAGAGGAAGTCAAG GGGAAGGGCCGAGCTGGAGCGCtgcagggagaggatgagaagacATCGACTGACAAGAAGcgggagaggaggaagaagaagaaggtgaagCGACTGCGACTACAGGCAAGAGAGATGCGGCAGAAAGAACTGGAGAAGCAGAACGTGAAGCTGAGCGGCAAACAAGAGAAGGAAATGAATGCTGAGAAAGCAAAGAAACTGAGTCAGCAGGGAAAGGTGGTATTGCTAAAG GATGAAGGAAAAGACAAGGGTTTGCGTTCATCAAAAGCCTTCTTCTCCCATTTACAAGATCAAGTGAAAGCAGAGCTCAAAGGAGTCAAGGTTGGAGCGAAGAAGAATATTCACGGGAAACTTTCAGGAAACAAGTTGAAACTTTAA
- the mphosph10 gene encoding U3 small nucleolar ribonucleoprotein protein MPP10 isoform X2 — protein MGTGPALGRALRLPHSLPSVQEGLASEFTGLTKELYDFQKTQEADGTAGSPLKELVVEQFDEEQIWQEIELQNHSVLNYFKRAVAFLVQDNLSRVNRVEEAEIDTPGEEFETENDYEVGEGSDDERELKSEKVNEKDQSEELSDEDSDINFDIDELVKKTKLQKKSPKLPSSDLDDKFFKLSEMEAFLEKAEKEEGKSEENDEDDIDYFEDILSEDEEIIKTNSRKKAKSSRNMQYKDFFDPIEEPGRGDGKEAKRELKRKELEDDTTLDEDQEQVEAKRAKGKKVSFDLSDDGEEDDLTRVIEGKKLEVEKSNFEKRQEKLKAHIQQLEKTALEQKPWQLLGEVTAQKRPENSLLEEDLHFDHAVRKAPVITEETTLQLEDIIIQRIKDQAWDDVLRKEKPKEETFEYKKRLTLDHEKSKLSLAEVYEQEYQKQTQQKSEVEENQQYTEIQKKIDSLFLKLDALSNFHFTPKPPVPEMKVVSNLPSINMEEVAPVNVSDATLLAPEEVKGKGRAGALQGEDEKTSTDKKRERRKKKKVKRLRLQAREMRQKELEKQNVKLSGKQEKEMNAEKAKKLSQQGKVVLLKDEGKDKGLRSSKAFFSHLQDQVKAELKGVKVGAKKNIHGKLSGNKLKL, from the exons atgggaaCCGGACCTGCCCTAGGCCGAGCCCTGCGTCTACCCCACAGCCTACCTAG TGTACAGGAAGGATTGGCATCAGAGTTCACTGGTCTCACGAAGGAGCTGTATGATTTCCAGAAGACACAGGAGGCGGACGGGACTGCCGGGAGCCCTTTGAAGGAGTTGGTTGTAGAACAATTTGATGAAGAGCAGATCTGGCAGGAAATTGAATTACAGAATCATTCAGTCttgaactattttaaaagggcagTTGCTTTTCTTGTGCAAGACAATCTCAGCAGAGTGAATAGagtggaagaggcagagattgATACGCCTGGAGAGGAGTTTGAAACAGAAAATGATTATGAAGTAGGGGAGGGCAGTGATGATGAGAGAGAGTTAAAATCTGAGAAAGTTAATGAAAAAGACCAGTCTGAAGAGCTTAGTGATGAAGACTCCGACATCAACTTTGATATTGATGAGCTTGTGAAAAAAACTAAACTGCAAAAAAAGAGCCCCAAACTCCCAAGCTCAGACCTGGATGATAAATTTTTCAAACTGTCAGAAATGGAAGCTTTTTTAGAGAAAGCTGAAAAGGAAGAAGGAAAAAGTGAAGAGAATGATGAAGATGATATAGATTATTTTGAAGATATTCTCTCTGAGGATgaagaaattataaaaacaaactcCAGGAAAAAG GCGAAGAGTTCCAGGAACATGCAGTACAAGGATTTCTTCGACCCAATTGAGGAACCTGGAAGAGGAGATGGCAAAGAGGCAAAACGGGAACTAAAGCGGAAAGAATTAGAGGATGACACTACTCTGGATGA AGACCAGGAGCAGGTGGAAGCCAAGAGGGCCAAGGGCAAGAAAGTCAGCTTTGATCTTTCCGATGACGGTGAGGAAGATGACCTGACCAGAGTgatagaagggaagaagctggaaGTGGAAAAATCAAACTTTGAAAAACGCCAAGAAAAG TTGAAAGCACACATCCAACAGCTGGAGAAAACAGCCTTGGAGCAGAAGCCATGGCAGCTCCTGGGAGAGGTCACAGCTCAGAAACGGCCTGAGAACAGCTTGCTGGAAGAGGACCTTCACTTTGATCATGCGGTCAGGAAAG CACCTGTCATCACTGAGGAGACAACACTTCAACTAGAGGATATCATTATCCAGAGGATTAAAGACCAG GCGTGGGATGATGTCTTGCGTAAGGAGAAGCCCAAAGAAGAGACGTTTGAATACAAAAAACGACTTACTTTGGACCATGAGAAAAGTAAACTGAGTCTGGCTGAAGTCTATGAGCAAGAATATCAAAAGCAAACTCAG CAAAAATCAGAAGTGGAGGAAAACCAACAGTACACAGAGATCCAGAAAAAGATTGATTCTTTATTCCTCAAATTGGATGCGCTCTCAAACTTCCATTTCACCCCCAAACCG CCTGTGCCTGAGATGAAGGTAGTTTCCAACCTGCCTTCCATCAACATGGAGGAAGTGGCTCCAGTGAATGTCAGTGATGCCACGCTGTTGGCACCAGAGGAAGTCAAG GGGAAGGGCCGAGCTGGAGCGCtgcagggagaggatgagaagacATCGACTGACAAGAAGcgggagaggaggaagaagaagaaggtgaagCGACTGCGACTACAGGCAAGAGAGATGCGGCAGAAAGAACTGGAGAAGCAGAACGTGAAGCTGAGCGGCAAACAAGAGAAGGAAATGAATGCTGAGAAAGCAAAGAAACTGAGTCAGCAGGGAAAGGTGGTATTGCTAAAG GATGAAGGAAAAGACAAGGGTTTGCGTTCATCAAAAGCCTTCTTCTCCCATTTACAAGATCAAGTGAAAGCAGAGCTCAAAGGAGTCAAGGTTGGAGCGAAGAAGAATATTCACGGGAAACTTTCAGGAAACAAGTTGAAACTTTAA